From one Bacteroides fragilis NCTC 9343 genomic stretch:
- a CDS encoding serine O-acetyltransferase: protein MSPLNFTHILTQTVDELSESESYKGLFHQHKDGEPLPSPRVLCDVIELARSILFPGYYGNSTVNSRTINYHIGVNVEKLFNLLTEQILAGLCFGNGDRCDECTEAKREEAARLAAKFISKLPHLRRVLATDVEAAYNGDPAAQSFGEVIFCYPAIKAISNYRIAHELLELGVPLIPRIITEMAHSETGIDIHPGARIGTHFTIDHGTGVVIGATSIIGNNVKLYQGVTLGARSFPLDADGKPIKGIPRHPILEDNVIVYSNATILGRITIGRDATVGGNIWVTENIPAGARIVQTKAKK from the coding sequence ATGAGTCCACTGAACTTCACTCACATCCTGACACAGACAGTCGATGAGCTATCGGAAAGCGAATCATACAAAGGACTGTTTCACCAACATAAAGACGGTGAGCCACTACCCTCGCCACGGGTATTGTGCGATGTTATCGAATTAGCGCGTTCCATTCTCTTTCCCGGATATTACGGAAACTCAACAGTCAACAGCCGGACTATCAATTACCACATTGGTGTCAATGTAGAAAAGCTGTTCAATCTGCTAACAGAGCAGATTCTCGCCGGTTTATGTTTCGGTAATGGTGACCGGTGCGATGAATGTACCGAGGCCAAACGTGAAGAAGCAGCGCGCCTGGCTGCCAAGTTTATCAGCAAACTACCGCACTTGCGCCGTGTCCTGGCTACAGATGTGGAAGCTGCTTACAACGGTGACCCGGCTGCACAAAGTTTTGGTGAAGTGATCTTCTGCTATCCGGCCATCAAAGCCATCAGCAACTATCGCATCGCCCACGAACTTCTGGAATTAGGTGTACCGCTTATCCCCCGTATCATCACCGAAATGGCACATAGCGAAACCGGTATCGACATACATCCGGGAGCAAGAATCGGCACACATTTCACGATCGACCATGGAACCGGTGTAGTGATTGGTGCGACAAGTATCATCGGTAATAATGTGAAACTCTATCAGGGAGTGACATTGGGTGCCAGAAGCTTCCCCCTGGATGCTGACGGCAAACCTATTAAAGGCATTCCACGTCATCCGATTCTGGAAGATAACGTGATTGTATACTCCAATGCCACCATTCTGGGCCGGATTACCATCGGGCGTGATGCGACCGTAGGCGGTAACATCTGGGTGACAGAGAACATACCGGCAGGGGCAAGAATCGTACAGACAAAAGCGAAAAAATAA
- a CDS encoding tetratricopeptide repeat-containing sensor histidine kinase: MRHRANLAIVFFCLLLPLTGCKQKINRSDSAFGGMSIDSVERCAQDSLFSNTRYSRSLLRHAMADAPDSLSYYYLLSFYSKSYFVTADFDSVLYYNRLVKRFCNEVELSAEVHDLLSTVYNMEGNVLMQCTQPDSAIISYKKAYEERLQGQQTDYLPDLCINLADANVHKGDYAYAAYYYRRALFICDSLGLPDRNKFPVYYGLGQTYMELRDFELSNHYYELAGNFFPQMSVSEKWTYLNNRGNHFYYKKDYPQAVHYIGRALEVVKSYPQMVFEQNLCKANLGELYVITNKLDSAQLYLDESYRFFSGIGNQSALYYIETQMIELALKKGNVALAGDIIRRSADYGHIDANMINIRNHYLQHYYEQVGNYKKAYEYQKHDLQLNDSIRNERVRTRVAELDMRYRQDTIVMRKELVIEKQKGEMEVLKLTTYIWALIGIVSVIVAGLVYWYMKKKRMFLQERHINQISRFRMENIRNRLSPHFTFNVLNREISRFRDGETLCGDLTELVKLLRKSLELTEKLSISLYDELEFVKTYIHLEQGRLGSDFSMDVKIEEDLDIQQVVIPSMVVQIPVENALKHGLAGIDGLKLLGISVCRKGSGILIDICDNGRGYSPQTLSSTRGTGTGLKVLYQTIQLLNDKNREKIRFEIKNLVNNGQTGTQVLIYIPLDYSYNL, from the coding sequence ATGAGGCATAGAGCAAACCTGGCAATTGTATTTTTTTGTTTGTTATTACCGTTAACAGGCTGTAAGCAAAAAATAAACCGTTCTGATTCCGCTTTTGGGGGTATGAGCATAGACTCTGTGGAACGTTGTGCTCAGGATTCATTGTTTAGTAATACCCGATATTCACGTTCTTTGTTGCGACACGCCATGGCGGATGCTCCGGATAGCCTGTCTTATTATTACCTTTTGTCATTTTATTCCAAATCTTATTTTGTTACGGCAGACTTTGATTCAGTCTTGTATTACAATCGGCTTGTGAAGCGCTTTTGTAATGAAGTGGAGCTTTCCGCGGAAGTGCATGATCTGCTTTCGACTGTTTATAATATGGAAGGCAACGTCTTGATGCAGTGCACTCAGCCCGATTCGGCTATTATCTCCTATAAAAAAGCCTACGAAGAAAGGCTTCAAGGACAACAAACGGACTATCTACCGGACTTGTGCATAAATTTGGCTGATGCCAATGTGCATAAGGGAGATTATGCGTATGCCGCTTATTATTATCGTCGCGCACTGTTCATTTGTGATTCTCTCGGATTGCCCGATCGTAATAAATTTCCGGTTTACTATGGTCTCGGACAGACTTATATGGAATTACGTGATTTTGAGCTTTCCAATCATTATTATGAACTTGCAGGAAACTTTTTTCCTCAGATGAGCGTGTCTGAGAAATGGACTTACCTGAATAACCGGGGAAACCATTTTTATTATAAAAAAGACTATCCGCAGGCTGTTCATTATATTGGGCGTGCATTAGAGGTCGTGAAGTCTTATCCTCAAATGGTTTTTGAACAGAATTTGTGTAAGGCAAATCTTGGAGAACTTTATGTGATTACCAATAAACTGGATTCAGCGCAATTATATCTGGACGAGAGCTATCGCTTCTTTTCCGGAATCGGGAATCAATCGGCGCTTTATTACATAGAGACTCAAATGATCGAGCTTGCACTTAAAAAGGGAAATGTCGCTCTTGCCGGAGATATAATCAGACGATCAGCCGATTACGGGCATATAGATGCCAATATGATCAATATCCGTAATCACTATCTACAGCATTATTACGAGCAGGTGGGAAACTATAAAAAGGCTTATGAATATCAGAAACACGATCTTCAACTTAATGATTCCATCCGTAATGAACGTGTCAGGACGCGTGTAGCCGAACTGGATATGCGTTACCGGCAGGATACGATTGTGATGCGGAAAGAATTGGTGATCGAGAAACAAAAAGGAGAGATGGAGGTGCTGAAACTGACAACCTATATATGGGCTCTGATCGGTATTGTATCTGTTATTGTAGCGGGACTTGTTTATTGGTATATGAAGAAGAAACGCATGTTTCTTCAGGAACGGCATATCAACCAGATCAGCCGTTTCCGTATGGAGAATATCCGGAATCGTCTTTCACCGCATTTCACGTTTAATGTATTGAATCGTGAGATCAGTCGGTTTAGGGATGGGGAAACGTTGTGTGGTGATCTGACAGAATTGGTGAAACTACTTCGTAAGAGCTTGGAATTGACAGAGAAACTCAGTATTTCTCTTTATGATGAACTGGAATTTGTGAAGACTTACATCCATCTTGAGCAAGGACGTCTCGGAAGTGATTTTTCAATGGATGTGAAGATCGAGGAAGACTTGGATATTCAGCAGGTTGTCATTCCTTCAATGGTAGTACAGATACCGGTGGAGAATGCATTGAAACATGGATTGGCCGGAATTGACGGTTTGAAGTTACTTGGTATATCTGTTTGCCGAAAGGGAAGTGGAATCCTTATTGATATTTGCGATAATGGACGTGGATATTCTCCACAAACTTTATCATCTACACGTGGAACAGGAACAGGGTTGAAAGTGCTTTATCAGACTATTCAGCTATTGAATGATAAGAATCGCGAGAAAATACGTTTTGAAATCAAGAATCTGGTGAATAATGGACAGACCGGAACACAAGTTCTAATCTATATACCATTGGATTATTCTTACAATTTATAA
- a CDS encoding LytR/AlgR family response regulator transcription factor, with protein MYKVIIIDDEKAAIETLRRDLEVQTDLEIKGTAGNGAKGKKLIMDIHPDLLFLDIELPDIQGIRLLSEIREQVLWDMKVVFYTAYDKYLLQALRESAFDYLLKPYDIEELNLIIERYRKTMASARPLPSFASAVGTLMPGRDLFMISTVTGFRFLRLEEIGYFEYLKDKRLWQVELFNQTKLCLKKNTTAGDIIGYSDAFVQISQSAIININYLAMIKSKQCLLYPPFSDKEDLIISRGFLKELQERFCII; from the coding sequence ATGTATAAGGTGATCATTATAGATGATGAGAAGGCGGCTATTGAGACCTTACGCCGGGATCTGGAGGTGCAGACTGATCTGGAAATAAAAGGGACTGCCGGCAATGGGGCAAAAGGGAAGAAACTTATTATGGATATACATCCCGATCTTTTGTTCCTGGACATAGAGTTGCCCGATATTCAGGGAATCCGTTTGCTTAGTGAGATTCGTGAACAGGTGTTGTGGGATATGAAAGTCGTTTTCTATACTGCCTATGATAAATATCTGTTGCAGGCCTTGCGCGAATCGGCTTTTGATTATTTACTGAAGCCTTATGATATAGAAGAACTGAATTTGATTATTGAACGTTACCGCAAGACGATGGCTTCTGCTCGGCCTCTGCCTTCTTTTGCTTCTGCTGTGGGTACTTTGATGCCCGGTAGAGATTTGTTTATGATTAGTACAGTAACGGGATTTAGATTTCTTCGTCTTGAAGAAATAGGTTATTTTGAATATCTGAAAGATAAGAGGCTGTGGCAAGTGGAACTTTTTAATCAAACGAAACTTTGTCTGAAAAAAAATACGACTGCCGGTGATATAATCGGCTATTCCGACGCATTTGTACAAATCAGTCAGTCGGCTATTATCAACATCAATTATCTGGCAATGATAAAGAGCAAACAGTGCTTACTCTATCCTCCTTTTAGTGATAAAGAAGACTTGATTATTTCACGCGGATTCTTGAAAGAACTACAAGAGCGCTTTTGTATAATTTGA
- a CDS encoding DUF3836 domain-containing protein, whose translation MKTTGFLKTVALSAVLLVSSVAVSARNYDNNLIYNSEEENGMLIGQTVYKKEGSSLANYMKYNYKYDDNKRMIESQTMKWNSNKNNWENDLLVRYTYEGKTITTNYYKWNNRKSEFILAPEMTVTMDNPNL comes from the coding sequence ATGAAAACAACAGGATTTTTAAAAACAGTAGCATTGTCAGCAGTTCTTTTGGTAAGCAGCGTTGCAGTTTCCGCCCGGAACTATGATAACAATCTTATTTATAACTCCGAAGAAGAAAACGGCATGTTAATAGGACAAACCGTTTATAAGAAAGAAGGCTCTTCCCTAGCCAATTATATGAAATATAACTATAAATACGATGACAATAAACGCATGATTGAAAGTCAGACTATGAAATGGAACAGCAATAAAAATAATTGGGAGAACGATTTGCTGGTTCGCTATACGTACGAAGGCAAAACCATTACCACAAACTATTATAAATGGAATAACCGGAAAAGTGAATTTATACTGGCTCCGGAGATGACCGTTACAATGGATAACCCTAATCTATAA
- the polA gene encoding DNA polymerase I has product MNQNSKLFLLDAYALIYRAYYAFIKNPRINSKGFNTSAILGFVNTLEEVLKKENPTHIGVAFDPPGPTFRHEAFEQYKAQREETPEAIRLSVPIIKDIIKAYRIPILEVAGYEADDVIGTLATEAGNQGITTYMMTPDKDYGQLVTDHVFMYRPKYGDKEFEVMGVEQVKAKFDIQSPAQVIDMLGLMGDSSDNIPGCPGVGEKTAQKLIAEFGSIENLLEHTDQLKGALKTKVETNREMIIFSKFLATIKVDVPIRLDMNSLVREQADEDTLRKIFEELEFRTLMERIFKKESSPASPIAGTLFNQENGPVQGNLFEEFTPDHTNEEKKSNLESLNSLSYDYQLIDTEEKRNEIIKKLLTSEILALDTETTGTDPMDAELVGMSFSITENQAFYVPVPAEREEAIKIVREFEPVFKNEKSLKVGQNIKYDMLVLQNYGIEVRGKLFDTMVAHYVLQPELRHNMDYLAEIYLHYQTIHIEELIGPKGKGQKNMRDLSPQEVYLYACEDADVTLKLKNILEQELKKNDAEKLFYEIEMPLVPVLVNIESNGVRLDTEALKQSSEHFTTRLQSIEKEIYTLAEGEFNIASPKQVGEILFDKLKIVEKAKKTKTGQYVTSEEVLESLRNKHDIIGKILEYRGLKKLLSTYIDALPQLINPKTGRIHTSFNQTVTATGRLSSSNPNLQNIPIRDEDGKEIRKAFIPDDGCSFFSADYSQIELRIMAHLSEDKNMIDAFLSGYDIHAATAAKIYKVDIKEVTADMRRKAKTANFGIIYGISVFGLAERMNVDRKEAKELIDGYFETYPQVKSYMDKSIQVAREHGYVETIFHRKRFLPDINSRNAVVRGYAERNAINAPIQGSAADIIKVAMARIYERFKAEGLKAKMILQVHDELNFSVPAKEKEIVEQVVIEEMEKAYRMHVPLKADCGWGTNWLEAH; this is encoded by the coding sequence ATGAATCAAAACAGCAAACTATTCCTCTTGGATGCTTATGCTCTTATCTATCGGGCGTACTATGCGTTCATTAAAAATCCCCGCATTAATTCCAAGGGTTTTAATACTTCAGCCATACTGGGATTCGTCAACACCCTGGAAGAGGTGCTGAAGAAAGAGAACCCCACCCACATTGGAGTTGCATTCGATCCACCGGGACCCACATTCCGCCACGAAGCTTTTGAACAGTACAAAGCTCAACGAGAAGAAACTCCGGAAGCAATCCGTCTTTCGGTACCTATTATAAAAGATATTATCAAGGCTTACCGAATCCCCATCCTGGAGGTAGCGGGATATGAAGCGGACGATGTAATCGGAACTCTGGCAACAGAAGCCGGCAATCAGGGTATCACTACTTATATGATGACTCCTGACAAGGACTATGGTCAGTTGGTAACGGATCATGTATTTATGTATCGCCCCAAATATGGAGACAAAGAATTTGAAGTTATGGGGGTAGAACAAGTAAAAGCTAAATTCGATATTCAATCACCGGCACAAGTGATAGATATGCTCGGACTGATGGGCGACTCTTCCGATAATATTCCGGGGTGTCCGGGTGTGGGAGAAAAAACTGCCCAAAAATTAATTGCCGAGTTTGGGAGTATAGAAAATCTGCTTGAACATACCGATCAGTTGAAAGGAGCACTGAAGACAAAAGTCGAGACGAATCGGGAAATGATTATTTTCTCCAAATTCCTGGCAACAATCAAAGTGGATGTACCTATCCGGCTCGATATGAACTCACTCGTCCGGGAACAAGCAGATGAGGACACGTTGCGTAAAATATTTGAAGAGCTGGAATTCCGCACACTGATGGAACGGATATTCAAAAAAGAATCATCACCCGCCTCCCCTATCGCCGGTACATTATTTAATCAGGAAAACGGCCCGGTTCAAGGCAATCTCTTTGAAGAATTTACGCCCGATCATACGAATGAAGAAAAAAAATCAAATCTGGAAAGCTTAAATTCATTAAGCTACGACTACCAATTAATTGATACAGAGGAGAAAAGAAACGAAATTATTAAAAAACTACTTACATCCGAAATTCTTGCGTTAGATACGGAAACCACCGGAACGGATCCAATGGATGCAGAATTGGTTGGAATGAGTTTTAGTATTACCGAAAATCAGGCATTTTACGTTCCGGTACCTGCCGAACGGGAAGAGGCAATCAAAATCGTTCGGGAGTTCGAACCTGTCTTCAAAAACGAGAAGTCACTCAAGGTCGGTCAGAATATAAAGTACGACATGCTCGTTCTGCAAAACTATGGGATTGAAGTCCGAGGTAAACTCTTCGATACCATGGTAGCACATTATGTCCTCCAACCCGAACTCCGTCATAACATGGATTATCTGGCCGAAATCTATCTGCATTATCAAACCATACATATTGAAGAGTTAATAGGGCCAAAAGGCAAAGGGCAGAAAAATATGCGCGACCTCTCCCCTCAAGAAGTTTATCTGTACGCCTGCGAAGATGCAGACGTTACACTAAAACTTAAAAATATACTGGAACAGGAATTAAAGAAAAATGATGCCGAGAAGTTATTCTATGAAATCGAAATGCCTCTGGTCCCTGTTCTTGTCAATATCGAGAGCAACGGAGTGCGTTTAGATACGGAGGCTCTGAAACAATCGTCGGAACACTTCACTACGAGACTGCAAAGTATCGAAAAAGAAATTTATACTCTCGCCGAAGGAGAATTCAACATTGCATCTCCCAAACAGGTAGGAGAGATACTTTTTGATAAATTGAAAATAGTAGAGAAAGCTAAAAAAACAAAAACCGGACAGTACGTCACCTCAGAAGAGGTATTGGAGAGCTTGCGAAATAAGCACGATATTATCGGTAAGATTTTGGAATACCGGGGACTTAAGAAACTATTAAGTACTTATATCGACGCTCTGCCGCAATTGATCAATCCCAAAACCGGACGTATACACACCTCCTTTAACCAGACCGTTACCGCAACAGGAAGATTGAGTTCAAGTAACCCTAACCTGCAGAATATCCCGATCCGGGACGAAGACGGTAAAGAGATACGCAAAGCTTTTATTCCGGATGATGGTTGCAGTTTCTTCTCCGCCGACTATTCACAGATTGAGCTACGCATAATGGCACACCTGAGTGAAGACAAAAACATGATCGATGCTTTCCTCAGTGGCTATGATATTCATGCGGCTACAGCTGCCAAGATTTATAAGGTAGATATAAAAGAGGTTACCGCCGATATGCGCCGTAAGGCCAAGACTGCCAATTTCGGTATTATCTACGGTATCTCCGTATTTGGCCTGGCGGAACGCATGAATGTCGACCGCAAAGAAGCCAAAGAGCTGATAGACGGTTATTTTGAAACCTATCCGCAAGTAAAATCCTATATGGACAAGAGTATCCAGGTGGCACGCGAGCACGGTTATGTGGAAACGATTTTCCATCGCAAACGCTTTTTACCGGATATTAACTCCCGTAATGCCGTAGTACGCGGATACGCAGAGCGAAATGCCATCAATGCTCCGATACAGGGAAGCGCAGCTGACATAATCAAAGTTGCTATGGCACGTATTTATGAACGTTTCAAAGCAGAAGGCCTGAAAGCAAAAATGATTTTGCAAGTACACGATGAGCTGAATTTCAGTGTACCGGCAAAAGAGAAAGAAATAGTAGAGCAAGTGGTTATTGAGGAAATGGAGAAAGCCTATCGTATGCATGTTCCCTTAAAAGCAGATTGCGGATGGGGTACAAACTGGCTGGAGGCACATTGA
- a CDS encoding polyprenyl synthetase family protein, whose protein sequence is MDSLSLIKSPITTELEDFKNLFDSSLSSSNLLLNNVIAHIRQRNGKMMRPILVLLVAKLYGEIKPETLHAAVSLELLHTASLVHDDVVDESTERRGQLSVNAIFNNKVAVLVGDFLLATSLVHAERTRNHDIIGVVACLGQDLAEGEILQLSNVSNREYSETIYFDVIRKKTAALFAACTKAAALSVEVTDEKAEFARLFGENIGICFQIKDDIFDYFESKEIGKPTGNDMLEGKLTLPALYVLNTTTDAWAQEMALRVKAGTATVDEITRLIEFIKQNGGIEYAVKVMYEYKERALDLLRTLPDSAVKTSLITYLDYVVDRDK, encoded by the coding sequence ATGGATAGCTTATCTTTAATAAAGTCCCCGATTACTACGGAGCTGGAAGATTTCAAAAATCTATTTGATAGTTCTCTGTCCAGTTCAAATCTTTTGCTTAATAATGTGATTGCTCACATCCGGCAGAGGAATGGTAAGATGATGCGCCCTATCCTTGTGTTGCTTGTAGCAAAGCTTTACGGAGAAATAAAGCCTGAGACATTACATGCGGCAGTATCCCTTGAACTTCTTCATACGGCAAGTCTGGTGCACGACGATGTGGTAGACGAAAGTACAGAACGTCGCGGACAGTTATCAGTGAATGCTATTTTTAATAATAAAGTAGCAGTGCTGGTAGGCGATTTTCTTTTGGCAACAAGTCTGGTGCATGCCGAACGTACTCGTAATCATGATATAATCGGTGTGGTAGCGTGTTTGGGACAAGATTTGGCAGAAGGGGAGATACTTCAACTCTCTAATGTCAGTAACCGGGAATACTCTGAAACTATTTACTTCGATGTGATCCGTAAGAAGACGGCTGCCCTTTTTGCCGCATGTACTAAAGCTGCTGCTCTTTCAGTAGAAGTTACCGATGAAAAGGCTGAATTTGCACGTCTTTTTGGTGAGAACATCGGAATTTGCTTTCAGATTAAAGACGATATATTCGATTATTTTGAGAGTAAGGAGATTGGAAAACCGACCGGAAATGATATGCTGGAAGGTAAGCTTACTCTACCTGCTTTATATGTACTGAATACCACGACTGATGCGTGGGCTCAGGAAATGGCCCTTAGGGTAAAAGCCGGTACGGCTACAGTAGACGAAATCACCCGTTTAATTGAGTTTATCAAGCAAAACGGGGGAATAGAATATGCTGTGAAAGTGATGTATGAATACAAAGAGCGTGCTCTTGACCTATTGCGCACTTTGCCGGATTCGGCAGTAAAAACCTCCTTGATTACCTACTTGGATTATGTGGTCGATCGTGATAAATAA
- a CDS encoding DUF1266 domain-containing protein, translating into MAEQALFQPFNRNQQRENLESTKETDLLISLIPSLQEDFYVDSLTTGASKETLSKLLLRNPGIKNETAVIEMIHFLHDEGDRISFSILLPFLVAEYDPKELEEKIRERFFGIELFIRKCNNLHHFITCIKADQTFKIGEEELKRGVLAWDMGRMVCLTRIAYDAGFIDESLAWNYICSAGQQCIQAFNDWTEVGKSFLLGQAMEATEKRKQELYIRLYRQATENPNSPWKKRTLK; encoded by the coding sequence ATGGCAGAACAAGCATTATTTCAACCATTCAACCGGAACCAACAAAGGGAGAATTTAGAGAGCACAAAAGAAACGGATCTACTAATCAGCCTGATTCCCAGTTTACAGGAAGACTTCTACGTAGACAGCCTGACAACCGGAGCAAGCAAAGAAACCCTATCCAAACTTCTTTTAAGAAACCCCGGAATCAAAAATGAAACGGCTGTTATTGAAATGATTCATTTCCTGCATGATGAAGGCGACCGCATTTCATTCAGCATTCTCCTACCCTTTTTAGTGGCCGAATATGATCCGAAAGAACTGGAAGAAAAGATACGCGAACGTTTTTTCGGCATAGAACTTTTCATCCGCAAATGCAATAATCTGCACCATTTCATCACTTGTATAAAAGCCGATCAAACCTTCAAAATAGGAGAAGAGGAGCTAAAAAGAGGGGTACTTGCATGGGATATGGGAAGAATGGTATGCCTGACACGCATAGCTTATGATGCGGGATTTATAGATGAAAGCCTTGCATGGAACTATATTTGCTCGGCCGGACAACAATGCATACAAGCTTTTAATGATTGGACTGAGGTAGGAAAAAGTTTCTTATTAGGACAGGCAATGGAAGCTACTGAAAAAAGGAAGCAGGAACTATACATCCGTCTTTACCGTCAGGCCACAGAGAACCCAAACAGTCCATGGAAAAAGAGAACACTGAAATAA
- the deoC gene encoding deoxyribose-phosphate aldolase → MEMNDTPQDKYLTALAKYDTQLNDADVQVQVAALIEKKVPENNTEEVKKFLFNCIDLTTLNTTDSDESVMRFTEKVNRFDDEFPDLKNVAAICVYPNFAQVVKDTLEVEGINIACVSGGFPSSQTFTEVKIAETAMALADGADEIDIVIPVGAFLSGDYETMCEEIMELKETCKEHHLKVILETGALKTASNIKKASILSMYSGADFIKTSTGKQQPAATPEAAYVMCQAIKEYYEQTGNKVGFKPAGGINTVNDALIYYTIVKEVLGKEWLSNELFRLGTSRLANLLLSEIKGEELKFF, encoded by the coding sequence ATGGAAATGAATGATACCCCTCAAGACAAGTACCTGACGGCATTGGCCAAGTATGACACGCAACTGAATGATGCTGATGTACAGGTTCAGGTTGCTGCATTAATCGAGAAAAAGGTTCCCGAAAACAATACGGAAGAAGTGAAGAAATTCCTTTTCAACTGTATTGACCTGACCACTCTCAATACAACAGACAGTGATGAAAGTGTCATGAGATTCACTGAAAAAGTAAATCGGTTTGATGATGAATTCCCTGACCTGAAGAACGTTGCAGCTATCTGTGTATATCCGAATTTTGCACAAGTAGTAAAAGACACACTTGAGGTAGAAGGTATAAACATTGCCTGTGTATCAGGAGGCTTTCCCTCTTCTCAGACATTTACCGAAGTAAAGATAGCAGAAACAGCTATGGCATTGGCTGACGGAGCCGATGAAATAGATATCGTAATTCCCGTAGGGGCATTTCTGAGTGGCGACTACGAAACGATGTGTGAAGAAATCATGGAATTAAAAGAGACTTGCAAAGAACACCATCTGAAAGTAATCCTCGAAACAGGCGCTTTAAAGACTGCCTCTAACATTAAAAAAGCCTCTATCCTATCCATGTATTCCGGAGCCGATTTCATCAAAACATCCACCGGAAAACAGCAACCGGCAGCAACCCCGGAAGCAGCTTATGTAATGTGCCAAGCTATCAAAGAGTACTACGAACAGACAGGAAACAAAGTCGGTTTCAAACCTGCAGGCGGCATCAATACCGTAAACGATGCATTGATTTATTATACCATCGTAAAAGAAGTATTGGGTAAAGAATGGCTCAGCAACGAGCTGTTTCGCTTAGGAACCAGCCGTTTGGCTAATCTTCTTTTATCTGAAATTAAAGGTGAAGAGCTGAAATTTTTCTAA
- a CDS encoding nucleotide pyrophosphohydrolase produces the protein MTLEEAQKAVDEWIHKYGVRYFSELTNMAVLTEEVGELARIMARKYGDQSFKEGEKDDISDEITDVLWVLLCIANQTGVNLTEAFARNLEKKTQRDNKRHINNPKLSEHGNE, from the coding sequence ATGACATTAGAAGAAGCACAGAAAGCCGTTGATGAATGGATACACAAATACGGTGTACGTTATTTCAGCGAATTGACCAACATGGCAGTTCTCACCGAAGAAGTAGGCGAACTGGCACGTATCATGGCCCGTAAATATGGAGACCAATCTTTCAAGGAAGGTGAAAAAGACGATATCAGCGACGAGATAACGGACGTACTCTGGGTACTCCTTTGCATCGCAAACCAGACCGGGGTAAACCTCACAGAAGCATTTGCACGAAATCTGGAAAAGAAAACCCAAAGAGACAACAAAAGACATATCAATAATCCAAAACTGAGTGAACATGGAAATGAATGA
- the dtd gene encoding D-aminoacyl-tRNA deacylase, with product MRVVIQRVSHASVTIDGHCKSAIQKGMMILVGIEETDSWEDIDWLCKKIVNLRIFDDENGVMNKSILEDEGNILVISQFTLHASTKKGNRPSYIKAAKPEISIPLYEQFCNDLSCALGKEVKTGEFGADMKVELLNDGPVTICIDTKNKE from the coding sequence ATGAGAGTAGTTATACAACGCGTCAGCCACGCATCAGTCACGATTGACGGGCACTGCAAATCGGCTATTCAGAAAGGAATGATGATCCTGGTAGGCATCGAAGAGACGGACAGCTGGGAGGATATCGATTGGTTATGCAAGAAAATCGTAAATCTCCGTATTTTTGACGACGAAAACGGAGTTATGAATAAATCAATCCTTGAAGACGAAGGTAACATATTGGTTATTAGTCAATTCACACTACATGCGTCTACTAAAAAAGGAAATCGTCCATCCTACATAAAGGCTGCTAAACCGGAAATTTCAATCCCACTTTACGAACAATTCTGCAATGATTTGAGTTGTGCATTAGGGAAAGAAGTGAAAACAGGAGAATTCGGAGCCGACATGAAAGTAGAGTTATTGAACGACGGACCTGTAACTATTTGCATCGATACCAAAAACAAGGAATAA